In Carettochelys insculpta isolate YL-2023 chromosome 3, ASM3395843v1, whole genome shotgun sequence, the genomic stretch AATGGCTACATCACAGAACTCATCAAGTTGTAACTTGGCCAATCCTCTGGTAAAGGGTGCCTCAGGCATATCTATTAAAATAACTTTGGACTCCAACTAGGTGCTTTATTGGATAGATAATCATCACTTTTTATTCTGTGAGTTAAATCCACTTAGCACCCTGCATGATGCTGGCAATAGATTCTACACTAAAATATTTTGCCCAGATTTCCAAGATACGCAAGGGTTAAAAATGTGCTAACACATGGGATGAGGTCTGTATCTTAAAAGATCTGCCCCTGTAGTTTCTACCAATCCTTCTCAATGCATGGAACGATAGCATCATTTAAAGTAATGTTCAGGGAGGTTTAGGCCTCGCATTGATGTTTTATAGAGTTTCTGTAAAATTTGAGATTaacagatggggggaggggcagggggcggaAGGAATAAATACATTTCATTGTAACCACCCACAAGGCAGAAACTCCTACTGGGCAGATATGAAACTACTCTATGCAGTTGCCACTAAACTGAAGAGACAGGTCCAGAGGAAATATGCTGGATATGACTAAAATTAAAGCCAGATTATTAAAATGTTTCTAAAAGCTAAAGTGCTACCAATAATAGGTAAGGAGTAAAGCACCACCACACTGACCCTCATCCTGGCATTATTTACGTTCCTTTAAATTTGAAGTACACAACAAATGAGTTTGTATGCTTTGCTGCTCATTCATGATGCATCAAGTCATGTAAAGAGTTTGTGTGCATTTGTTTTCAAGAGCGCAGCTTTCCCACTCCCACATTAGAAATATGACGTTTGGAATCCCCTCTTTCCTTCCTAATCTAGGAGATGACGGAGTTAGAATCTGGTGCAAGATGTGCTGATTCCCCAAATTAAATCAACATCCTACTTTGTCAGACTTGCTTATAATTTCTGAACACGGGGATACCCAGTTATATTTACAGAAAAAATTAACAACTGATCAAGGGAACTCTTGAGAGCCTGTTTAACCTGGGCCCAACTGAAATATTGGTATGTATAACAATGCCTTTGTTCCTATGCTGCATAAGATTTAAGACTAACCTGTAAAGGTACATAAAGAAACAAAGCAGATGAAAGCCTAGCTTAATCATGGCTTCCTTCATATGCGATTTCAATTGTCCTCTGTTATGGATCTCTGTGGGGTCAAAAACACCCATATTTCCACTTGGCACCATAACAAACCtgaaaaagataaaacaaaataatcacaGTTTTACTTTTGATATTCAGAAACCTTACTGAAACATgcagagaaggaaaaacaaacatacTTCCCATTTTAAGTGTTATTTTCTAATTCAGTACAAAACATCTGTTCTGAAATTTCAGGGTATTCCATGTCATCTAACTGCATTCATAAATATGAGTTGGACAATAGGAGTTGGGAAAGGATTTATGGAGGAAGCTCCCAAAAGTGTGAGGAGATTTGTTAACATGAAGACAGTTGAACTTAACACGCTAGTGGTTTTGTTAGGCTTCTGAACACAGTTAGCCTCTCCTGCTACAAAACCAGCTACAGCTAGCCCTAGGAACTATGTTCTCCTGGTTAA encodes the following:
- the CNIH4 gene encoding protein cornichon homolog 4 isoform X2, which encodes MLISLHWFIFLLNLPVATWNIYRFVMVPSGNMGVFDPTEIHNRGQLKSHMKEAMIKLGFHLLCFFMYLYSMILALIND